One Desulfobaccales bacterium DNA segment encodes these proteins:
- a CDS encoding cation:proton antiporter, which yields MRFSPPGLKFAIQPPALWVRLRHRLAPLVLLTGALLVLPEFAWASSDGGGHGLLGAIGISIIAATVLGYLAYLLKQPLLLAYIAAGAAIGPAFGFGWVQSKEDIRIIAEIGLILLLFMIGLELDLKKLKESGKSLITTGISQFILCAAMGLGFFMLLGFTIGEPYEYRIFGVKVLGGEYDLLYLAVCMALSSTTIVVKLLYEKFELDTLAGRLTLGVLVFQDIWAIVVLSIQSSLANPQALEILLNFGEAGLVILISMVLSKYGLRYIFQKIAKLPELVLVASLGWCFLIAGLASSFGLSMEMGALIAGVAISTFPYNVDIIAKIINIRDFFITLFFVALGMIIPNPLLNLGMLKVAGAAALFLIASRFLSVYPVLYFLKNGNRVSLLTSINLAQLSEFALVIGVIGLKEQHIVRDIQTIIVFVFVMTSIASTYMIKYNQNIQGFLSTALGYIGFRDLRSEETGPEAAHKDIAILGFFRVASALIQEIEDTGAEIRDRIVVVDFNPRVLSRLPLHGVKVYYGDISNPETLHHANIEEAKIVISTISDEILVGTSNLRLIDQIKKIAPQAKIIVTAESSARAVVLYHAGADYVFLPNQLAAQHLLPVVQRLLLGEDIVLKDKEVERLSQRDEVIR from the coding sequence ATGAGGTTCTCCCCACCGGGCCTGAAATTTGCCATCCAGCCGCCAGCCCTTTGGGTCAGGCTCAGACACCGGTTAGCCCCTCTTGTGCTGCTCACCGGGGCCCTGCTGGTGTTGCCTGAATTTGCCTGGGCCAGCAGCGATGGTGGCGGCCACGGCCTGTTAGGCGCCATCGGCATTTCCATCATCGCCGCAACCGTGCTGGGCTACCTGGCCTACCTGCTGAAACAGCCGCTCCTCCTGGCCTATATTGCGGCGGGCGCAGCCATCGGCCCTGCATTCGGCTTCGGCTGGGTCCAGAGCAAAGAAGACATTCGAATCATCGCCGAGATCGGTCTGATTCTCCTCTTATTCATGATCGGGCTGGAGCTGGATCTCAAAAAGCTGAAAGAGTCGGGTAAGTCCCTTATCACTACGGGCATTTCCCAGTTCATTCTCTGCGCCGCCATGGGCCTGGGCTTTTTCATGTTGCTGGGCTTCACCATCGGCGAGCCCTATGAATATAGAATCTTCGGCGTCAAGGTTCTGGGCGGAGAATATGACCTGCTCTATCTGGCCGTCTGCATGGCTTTGAGCAGCACCACTATTGTGGTGAAGTTGCTCTACGAAAAATTTGAACTGGATACTCTGGCCGGGCGGCTTACCCTGGGGGTCTTAGTCTTTCAAGATATCTGGGCCATTGTGGTGTTGAGCATCCAGTCTTCCCTGGCCAACCCCCAGGCCCTGGAAATCCTGCTGAACTTCGGCGAGGCCGGGCTGGTCATCTTGATCAGCATGGTTTTGAGCAAATATGGGCTGAGGTATATATTCCAGAAAATCGCCAAACTGCCGGAACTCGTGCTGGTGGCCTCCCTGGGTTGGTGTTTCCTCATTGCCGGCCTGGCCAGTTCTTTCGGCCTATCCATGGAAATGGGCGCTTTAATCGCCGGGGTGGCCATCTCGACTTTTCCTTACAACGTGGACATCATTGCCAAGATCATCAACATCCGGGATTTTTTCATCACCTTGTTTTTCGTGGCCTTGGGGATGATAATTCCCAACCCTTTGCTTAATCTGGGCATGTTAAAGGTAGCGGGCGCAGCAGCCCTCTTCCTGATCGCCTCCCGGTTCCTGTCGGTCTATCCGGTTCTTTATTTCCTGAAAAACGGCAATCGGGTGAGTCTCTTGACTTCCATCAACCTGGCCCAGCTCAGCGAGTTCGCCCTGGTGATTGGCGTCATCGGGCTGAAGGAGCAACACATAGTCCGGGACATCCAGACCATCATCGTCTTTGTGTTTGTCATGACCTCCATCGCCTCTACCTATATGATCAAATATAACCAGAACATCCAGGGCTTCCTGAGCACGGCCCTGGGATATATCGGCTTCCGGGACCTGCGGAGCGAGGAGACGGGACCGGAGGCGGCCCACAAAGACATCGCCATCCTGGGCTTTTTCCGGGTCGCCAGCGCCTTGATCCAGGAGATCGAGGACACGGGAGCCGAAATTAGGGATCGGATAGTAGTAGTGGATTTCAATCCAAGAGTACTCTCTCGATTACCGCTCCACGGCGTCAAAGTCTACTACGGCGATATCAGTAACCCGGAGACCCTCCATCATGCCAACATTGAAGAGGCCAAGATCGTCATCTCCACCATTTCCGATGAGATCCTGGTGGGCACAAGTAACCTCAGGTTGATCGACCAAATCAAGAAGATTGCTCCCCAGGCCAAGATTATCGTCACCGCCGAAAGTTCAGCCCGGGCCGTAGTGCTCTATCATGCCGGAGCTGACTATGTTTTCCTGCCCAACCAGTTGGCCGCCCAACATCTACTGCCCGTGGTTCAGCGTCTACTGCTGGGAGAAGATATCGTCCTCAAGGATAAAGAAGTGGAACGTCTCAGCCAGCGCGATGAAGTGATCCGCTAA
- a CDS encoding GAK system XXXCH domain-containing protein — MGEKPEKTLSRLELADYLENLSEQLRRGSLETHGRHWTVPDDLDVRMEFKEKKGYLVAKLSWSWSTLGDYDQSSREEVSRYQESMKTVKKRMGASFKALQQAVGQGAFPDDRTLEDFIAVSQAFAAMVEPDWQGAMQEYMDHLANLQHAVGNRQQEVMLHELRDLQTCMSSCHREFKSRGGRAT, encoded by the coding sequence ATGGGAGAGAAGCCCGAGAAAACCTTAAGTCGGCTGGAGCTGGCGGATTATCTGGAAAACCTCAGTGAACAACTGCGCCGGGGCTCTTTAGAGACCCATGGCCGCCACTGGACGGTGCCGGACGACTTGGACGTGCGGATGGAGTTCAAGGAAAAGAAGGGTTACCTGGTGGCCAAGCTGAGCTGGTCCTGGTCCACATTGGGGGACTATGACCAATCTTCACGGGAGGAAGTCAGCCGCTACCAGGAATCCATGAAGACCGTGAAGAAGCGGATGGGCGCCAGCTTTAAAGCGCTCCAGCAGGCGGTGGGTCAGGGTGCTTTTCCCGATGACCGCACCTTAGAAGATTTCATAGCAGTCTCCCAGGCCTTCGCGGCCATGGTTGAGCCGGACTGGCAGGGGGCCATGCAGGAATATATGGACCACCTAGCCAATTTGCAGCACGCGGTGGGGAACCGTCAGCAGGAAGTCATGCTCCATGAACTCCGGGACCTGCAAACCTGCATGAGTTCCTGCCACCGTGAATTCAAGTCCCGGGGCGGCAGGGCAACCTGA